In Paenibacillus kyungheensis, the following are encoded in one genomic region:
- a CDS encoding MarR family winged helix-turn-helix transcriptional regulator — translation MVRKHFNEQSVHNHQLPKLGKEPYDKLCEQTAEAGTSIASAQLGLLMLWTSDHILDIVDNEIADYDITESKLDLLLLIQLHENSEKVTPSAIAERLNIRRASVTALLNSVEKKGWIIRESSAEDGRKIYVKLSTAGKMFVQRVLPVFWSACASLVEDLNEDEQQILSKVIDKLHNQIEKRFQIGR, via the coding sequence ATGGTTCGTAAACATTTTAATGAGCAGTCTGTACATAATCATCAATTACCTAAGTTAGGTAAAGAACCTTACGACAAGCTGTGCGAACAGACAGCTGAAGCGGGTACCTCGATTGCTTCTGCTCAATTAGGTCTATTAATGCTTTGGACAAGTGATCATATTCTTGATATCGTCGATAATGAAATTGCTGATTATGATATCACAGAAAGTAAGCTGGATTTATTACTACTGATTCAATTACATGAAAATAGTGAAAAAGTCACTCCATCTGCTATTGCTGAACGTTTAAATATCCGTAGAGCATCAGTCACAGCACTTTTGAATAGTGTAGAAAAAAAGGGTTGGATTATACGCGAGTCCAGTGCGGAAGATGGTCGGAAAATTTATGTTAAGTTATCCACCGCAGGTAAAATGTTTGTTCAACGTGTATTACCTGTATTTTGGTCTGCATGTGCTTCATTGGTAGAAGATCTAAACGAAGATGAACAGCAAATATTATCTAAAGTTATAGATAAATTGCATAACCAGATAGAGAAAAGATTCCAAATAGGGAGGTAA
- a CDS encoding carbohydrate ABC transporter permease — protein METHKRTNWTVNILVAIGTIIVLFPLYMAITIALKDPQQMSQSLFGLPTTWRFDNFASAIELTNFFQAFRNSALVTTATVVLTLLTNSMVAYAIGRNMDRKFFKGLYFYFVSAMFIPFPIIMLPIVKLTSALHMTNLVGLTILHTVYALAFNVFVYVGYIRSIPAVLEEAATVDGATTWGTFWRIIFPLMAPINATVGILVCLSTYNDFLLPLIIISDQNMYTLPLVQYIFQGQFNTDYNLAFASYLLAMLPMIIIYLFAQKWIISGVTRGSVK, from the coding sequence ATGGAAACACATAAACGTACCAATTGGACAGTAAATATTCTTGTAGCAATCGGCACTATTATCGTTCTTTTCCCATTATATATGGCGATTACGATTGCTTTGAAAGATCCGCAACAGATGTCGCAATCTCTATTTGGATTACCGACCACATGGCGGTTTGATAACTTTGCCAGTGCGATAGAGCTGACTAACTTTTTCCAAGCTTTTCGTAACAGTGCACTGGTAACGACAGCGACAGTAGTACTTACATTGCTGACCAACTCGATGGTTGCTTATGCAATTGGACGTAATATGGATCGTAAATTTTTTAAAGGATTATACTTTTACTTTGTCAGTGCAATGTTTATTCCTTTTCCGATTATTATGTTGCCGATTGTTAAATTAACATCTGCGCTACATATGACCAATCTCGTGGGATTGACTATTTTGCATACGGTATATGCTCTAGCATTTAATGTATTTGTATATGTAGGATATATTCGCTCTATTCCAGCAGTGCTTGAAGAAGCGGCAACGGTAGATGGAGCAACCACATGGGGAACATTCTGGCGTATCATTTTCCCGCTGATGGCTCCGATCAATGCAACCGTCGGAATACTGGTGTGCTTATCGACATATAATGATTTCCTATTACCATTGATTATTATTAGCGATCAGAACATGTACACATTACCGCTAGTGCAGTACATTTTCCAGGGGCAATTCAATACCGATTATAATCTAGCATTTGCATCGTATCTATTAGCGATGTTGCCAATGATTATTATTTATCTCTTTGCTCAAAAATGGATTATTAGTGGTGTTACACGCGGTTCAGTGAAATAA
- a CDS encoding carbohydrate ABC transporter permease — protein sequence MSSKRMATYYWMTIPAVLLFFLFLTLPAIQGIFYSFTNWNGFGKEYDFVGIRNYVSLFTDNVVGEAYWFTIKYAVVVTIFINIFSLLIAVGLNSRIKFRNFFRGVYFLPNILSVLIVGYIFNYLFSNVFTVWGQTLGINWLSTNILGNDSLAWIGIVIVAVWQGIALNTILYLAGLQTISHDLYEASSLDGAGKWREFWSITFPLIAPFFTINMVLAMKNALMVFDQIVALTNGGPGRATQSISFLIYTGGFEGGEFAYQSANSVIYFIVIAVISILQIRFLQRREMDM from the coding sequence ATGTCTAGCAAACGCATGGCAACTTATTATTGGATGACGATTCCTGCGGTATTGTTATTTTTCTTATTTCTAACTTTACCTGCGATTCAAGGGATTTTTTATTCATTTACGAACTGGAATGGATTTGGTAAAGAATATGATTTTGTAGGTATTCGTAATTACGTCAGTTTGTTTACCGATAATGTAGTAGGTGAAGCTTACTGGTTTACGATCAAATATGCAGTTGTGGTTACGATTTTTATTAATATCTTCAGCTTATTGATTGCAGTAGGACTCAATTCTCGTATCAAATTCCGTAATTTTTTTAGAGGCGTATATTTCTTGCCTAATATTCTTAGTGTATTGATTGTGGGTTACATATTTAACTATTTGTTCTCTAATGTATTTACCGTCTGGGGACAGACACTGGGGATCAACTGGTTGTCCACGAATATTCTTGGAAATGACAGTCTGGCTTGGATCGGTATCGTGATTGTTGCGGTATGGCAAGGTATTGCATTAAATACGATTCTGTATCTAGCGGGCTTACAGACAATTTCGCATGATCTGTATGAAGCATCTAGTCTGGATGGCGCTGGCAAATGGCGTGAATTTTGGAGTATTACGTTCCCGTTGATTGCTCCATTTTTTACAATCAATATGGTATTAGCGATGAAAAATGCGTTGATGGTGTTTGACCAAATCGTCGCTTTGACCAATGGTGGGCCTGGCCGTGCCACTCAATCGATCTCATTCTTGATCTATACAGGTGGATTTGAAGGTGGAGAATTTGCTTATCAATCAGCGAACTCGGTGATTTACTTTATCGTGATCGCAGTTATCTCTATTCTTCAAATTCGATTCCTGCAAAGAAGGGAGATGGATATGTAA
- a CDS encoding ABC transporter substrate-binding protein produces the protein MKRWGSILLIGLLLVGLLSACSMSNSGSKDGVVQLEFFQNKPEAKASFDELIAKFNQEHPNIHVSQVNPPDAETVLKTRVVKNDIPDIVGLGATDTYSLLAQSDIFMDLTGDKLLQNIDPKYAQMLQDVTGMQEVTGVPFALNASGIIYNKDIFKKLNLTVPKTWDELIATAKKAKAEGTIPFYFTYKDDWQTNLPFNDMGGTLVGTDFYKERREGNTTFVAGYQEVAKKQLELLNYGHNDNFGKAYSDGNRAFANGEAAMYIQGSWAISEIRKVNPDIQLGFFPLPGSNNESKNKLTAGIDTLLAISSQTEYPEQAKEFIAFLLKPENSQQYIDQQNLFSAVSGVQQKDSSVAELLPYFEQGKIVDFVDHYIPSAVQLNPTVQAFLQNKDINGFLSTLDKEWDKVAARRAS, from the coding sequence ATGAAAAGATGGGGGAGTATATTGCTGATCGGGCTGTTGCTGGTTGGATTATTATCGGCTTGCAGTATGAGCAATAGTGGTAGTAAAGATGGCGTAGTGCAATTGGAGTTTTTCCAGAATAAGCCGGAAGCCAAAGCTAGCTTCGATGAATTGATTGCCAAATTCAATCAAGAACATCCGAATATTCATGTCTCACAAGTAAATCCACCGGATGCAGAGACAGTGCTAAAAACACGAGTCGTCAAAAACGATATTCCTGATATTGTTGGCTTGGGGGCTACAGATACATATTCGTTACTCGCGCAAAGTGATATTTTTATGGATCTAACTGGCGATAAATTATTGCAAAATATTGATCCTAAATATGCACAAATGCTACAGGATGTGACCGGGATGCAAGAAGTAACAGGAGTTCCTTTTGCTTTGAATGCAAGCGGTATCATCTATAACAAAGACATTTTCAAAAAACTGAACCTGACGGTACCCAAAACGTGGGATGAGCTGATAGCAACAGCGAAAAAGGCGAAAGCAGAAGGTACAATTCCTTTTTACTTTACGTACAAAGACGACTGGCAAACGAATCTTCCTTTTAACGATATGGGAGGCACGTTGGTCGGAACAGACTTTTACAAAGAGCGTCGTGAAGGGAATACAACGTTTGTAGCTGGTTATCAAGAAGTGGCTAAAAAGCAATTGGAGTTACTTAATTACGGTCACAATGATAACTTTGGTAAAGCATACTCGGATGGTAATCGTGCGTTCGCGAACGGAGAAGCAGCGATGTATATTCAAGGAAGCTGGGCGATCTCTGAGATTCGCAAAGTGAATCCAGATATTCAATTAGGATTCTTCCCGTTACCTGGTAGCAATAACGAATCCAAAAATAAACTGACGGCTGGTATTGATACATTACTGGCGATTTCCAGTCAGACAGAATATCCAGAACAAGCGAAAGAATTTATCGCGTTCTTATTGAAACCGGAAAATAGTCAACAATATATCGACCAACAAAATTTATTTTCTGCGGTTAGTGGAGTACAGCAAAAAGACAGCAGTGTAGCGGAATTACTGCCTTATTTTGAACAGGGTAAAATTGTCGATTTTGTCGATCACTATATTCCAAGTGCGGTGCAATTGAATCCAACGGTACAAGCCTTTTTGCAAAACAAAGATATCAATGGGTTCCTCAGTACACTGGATAAAGAGTGGGATAAAGTAGCGGCACGCAGAGCAAGCTAA
- a CDS encoding sigma-70 family RNA polymerase sigma factor, whose amino-acid sequence MNITTEQNPIIHSFLSIQSNKQLLEQAMYYPTAQNKQKLNQAFKLFFLEARFTSYIASLIHFSAINYDKKNRLYKDRYQLIVDQNRDSDHASASIFPADTDTYHFVEQSWQQVMTEKRMYEAIEQLTSREQSILCYLYIYEMTEKEISTKLQVTQQAISKTKRLALKKLQTYLQCLD is encoded by the coding sequence ATGAATATAACTACTGAACAAAATCCAATTATCCATTCTTTTTTGAGTATACAAAGTAATAAGCAACTTTTGGAACAAGCGATGTATTATCCCACAGCTCAAAATAAGCAAAAACTCAATCAAGCGTTTAAGCTTTTCTTTTTAGAAGCTCGTTTTACGTCTTATATTGCTTCTCTTATTCATTTCAGTGCTATTAATTATGATAAGAAAAACCGTCTATATAAAGATCGATATCAATTAATCGTAGATCAAAATAGAGATTCAGATCATGCTTCTGCTTCTATTTTTCCTGCTGATACCGATACATATCATTTTGTAGAACAAAGTTGGCAGCAAGTGATGACAGAAAAACGGATGTACGAAGCTATTGAGCAATTGACCAGTCGCGAGCAATCTATTCTTTGTTATCTTTATATTTATGAAATGACCGAGAAAGAAATTTCTACTAAGCTTCAAGTGACACAACAAGCTATTTCCAAAACAAAACGATTAGCACTCAAAAAATTACAAACGTATCTTCAATGTTTAGATTGA
- a CDS encoding helix-turn-helix domain-containing protein produces MAHALLSLIQKAKNEDEEAILFLINKFSPKIMRSLQQTTYQEQEDLRQEIHLKIIEAVRKYDLEQIPDIWNFINPDDFSARKMSS; encoded by the coding sequence ATGGCACATGCTCTATTATCCTTAATTCAAAAAGCTAAAAATGAAGATGAAGAAGCTATTTTATTTTTAATCAACAAATTTTCACCCAAAATTATGAGATCACTACAACAAACGACTTATCAAGAACAAGAAGATTTACGTCAGGAAATTCATCTCAAAATTATTGAAGCAGTACGCAAATATGATCTGGAGCAGATACCGGATATTTGGAATTTTATTAATCCAGATGATTTTTCAGCCCGAAAGATGTCTTCGTAA
- a CDS encoding diguanylate cyclase domain-containing protein — MSVKLRTALIVTFIALSLLLSFVLSTTISYYSSKSIKNEIGESLAGTAYQTADKLDNFMWSRSGEVELLGSLPVFENNQNIGNIQQMLDQLQSHFPSFSWIGYTDTKGKVLAATDGILLGKDLSERPVFQQGIQGKFIGDVHDAVLLAKLLPNPSGEPLQFVDVSLPIRNSQNQTIGVLAAHMSWAWAKEVQESVLLPNKWADQDVDMLIVSKKDQTVLLGPRDMVGKPLPLKSIEKAQLQKDGWELEKWPDGNTYLTGYAYGDGYLDYPGLGWTVIVRQPESTALASVSELMHFNIWITIAAAVLFALIGWWLAERISLPIRALTRTADRLASGENIEIPAHKSFNDIELLSFSLQTMVTSLSQKEVELDNMQSLAHYDHLTGLPNRNALEMYLEEAFENPEQQPCLSFLYIDLDGFKKVNDTLGHQSGDMLLQKVAQRLCHLTREKDITVRLGGDEFLVVLHTDPAQLDIQKDTVAYANDIIRSLNKPFIVEYEKVNIGCSIGGAVYPYDSDNPIEIIRMADQALYQSKRSGKNRLTFYTEPLSPKSIG, encoded by the coding sequence GTGTCTGTCAAATTGAGAACTGCGTTAATTGTTACATTTATTGCATTGTCGTTGTTACTGTCTTTTGTACTGAGCACAACGATTAGTTACTATTCTTCAAAAAGTATCAAAAATGAGATTGGGGAATCTCTAGCAGGAACAGCTTATCAGACAGCAGATAAGTTAGATAATTTTATGTGGTCCAGATCAGGTGAAGTAGAATTGTTGGGGAGCTTGCCTGTTTTTGAAAATAATCAAAATATCGGAAATATTCAACAAATGCTAGATCAATTGCAATCCCATTTTCCATCTTTTTCATGGATCGGATATACGGATACTAAAGGCAAAGTACTGGCAGCAACAGATGGCATTTTATTAGGCAAAGACTTGTCGGAGCGTCCTGTATTTCAACAAGGGATTCAAGGCAAATTTATCGGTGATGTGCATGATGCTGTATTGCTTGCCAAATTGTTACCAAATCCGAGCGGAGAACCGTTACAGTTCGTTGATGTGAGTCTACCGATTCGCAACAGTCAGAACCAAACGATTGGTGTACTGGCTGCACATATGAGTTGGGCATGGGCGAAAGAAGTACAAGAAAGTGTCTTATTGCCAAACAAATGGGCAGACCAGGATGTCGATATGCTGATTGTAAGCAAAAAGGATCAGACTGTTTTATTAGGACCGCGTGATATGGTAGGCAAGCCTTTACCTTTGAAAAGTATAGAGAAAGCCCAATTACAAAAAGATGGTTGGGAATTGGAAAAGTGGCCGGACGGCAATACATACTTAACAGGGTATGCCTATGGAGATGGATACTTGGATTATCCAGGGCTAGGGTGGACTGTTATTGTACGACAACCTGAATCTACAGCATTAGCATCTGTATCTGAATTGATGCATTTTAATATCTGGATTACGATAGCAGCTGCTGTTCTATTTGCACTGATTGGTTGGTGGTTAGCAGAGCGTATTTCGTTACCTATTCGTGCATTAACACGCACTGCAGATCGCTTAGCATCTGGAGAAAATATTGAAATACCGGCTCACAAAAGTTTTAATGATATTGAATTATTATCCTTTTCTTTGCAGACGATGGTAACGTCGCTCAGTCAAAAAGAAGTAGAACTGGATAATATGCAAAGTCTAGCACATTATGATCATCTAACAGGTCTGCCGAATCGGAATGCGTTAGAAATGTATTTGGAAGAAGCTTTTGAAAATCCTGAACAACAGCCATGCTTGTCGTTCCTCTATATTGATTTGGATGGATTCAAAAAGGTCAACGATACACTAGGACACCAGAGCGGCGATATGTTATTACAAAAAGTAGCTCAGCGTCTATGTCATCTCACGCGTGAAAAAGATATTACAGTGCGTCTGGGTGGCGACGAATTTCTAGTCGTTCTGCATACCGATCCAGCTCAATTGGATATCCAGAAAGATACAGTTGCCTATGCGAATGATATTATTCGCAGTCTGAACAAACCATTTATTGTAGAATACGAAAAAGTGAATATCGGCTGTAGTATCGGCGGAGCTGTCTATCCGTATGATAGTGACAACCCGATCGAAATTATCCGTATGGCAGATCAGGCATTGTATCAATCCAAACGTTCTGGTAAAAACCGTCTTACTTTTTACACAGAGCCACTTTCGCCTAAATCTATCGGCTAA
- a CDS encoding type II toxin-antitoxin system Phd/YefM family antitoxin, whose translation MYKVLNVRTESITKARANFNKVIKEVRETHEPIYILSNNEPSAVILDAQIYQEIVERNQQLESELLYAYASQRVQNGNSSLISADEVVNTDLTDNPYANLSDEELFD comes from the coding sequence ATGTATAAAGTGTTAAATGTACGCACAGAATCGATCACTAAAGCACGTGCTAATTTTAATAAAGTAATTAAAGAAGTCCGAGAAACTCATGAACCTATATATATTTTGTCTAACAATGAACCAAGTGCAGTTATTTTAGATGCTCAAATTTATCAGGAAATTGTTGAACGCAATCAGCAACTTGAAAGTGAATTATTATATGCCTATGCTTCTCAACGAGTGCAAAATGGGAACTCAAGCTTAATATCTGCTGATGAAGTTGTGAATACGGATTTAACAGATAATCCTTATGCGAATCTAAGCGATGAGGAGTTATTTGATTAA
- a CDS encoding nucleoside hydrolase — protein sequence MTALRKAIIDTDTAGDDTIAILTALHHFDVQGIMMTGGNVQFDQEVENALYTIQVAGKGGADGQIPVYKGCERPLMTTWNQEQHRTVEDVHGSDGMGGSNFPKAIQRPADGHAVDFLIESVHKYPGEIHLLAIAPLTNIAMAIQKDPTIVPKIPHLYVMGGTNNALGNITPAAEYNFYVDPEAAHIVLRSGIPTTMVGWEMCTRYSLMDDEDHAEIAQLGTAGADFFKAVNQVVMTFNKEVHRLNGTTHPDTLLMAVAANEAVMTESHTYFVDVETKGEWTRGYSVVDINGRLGQTPNVRVCEQVDRPVFKQMLLDVLGAIK from the coding sequence ATGACAGCATTACGCAAAGCTATTATTGATACAGACACCGCTGGCGATGACACAATCGCTATTTTGACAGCACTTCACCATTTTGATGTGCAAGGCATTATGATGACAGGTGGAAATGTACAATTTGATCAGGAAGTAGAGAATGCGCTATATACGATTCAAGTCGCAGGCAAAGGTGGAGCAGACGGACAGATTCCGGTCTACAAAGGATGCGAACGTCCACTGATGACCACATGGAACCAAGAGCAACATCGTACAGTAGAAGATGTGCATGGTAGCGATGGGATGGGTGGTTCTAACTTCCCCAAAGCGATCCAACGTCCAGCAGATGGACATGCTGTCGATTTTCTAATCGAAAGTGTACATAAATATCCGGGTGAAATTCATCTGCTTGCGATTGCACCATTGACCAATATTGCGATGGCTATCCAAAAAGATCCAACTATTGTGCCCAAAATTCCTCATCTATATGTAATGGGTGGAACCAACAATGCACTGGGCAATATTACACCAGCCGCTGAATACAACTTTTATGTAGATCCCGAAGCCGCTCATATTGTACTTCGTTCAGGGATTCCAACTACGATGGTAGGTTGGGAAATGTGTACCCGCTATTCGCTGATGGATGATGAAGATCATGCAGAGATTGCACAGCTAGGCACAGCAGGCGCAGACTTTTTCAAAGCGGTCAATCAAGTGGTTATGACATTCAACAAAGAAGTTCACCGTCTTAACGGTACAACTCATCCCGATACATTGCTCATGGCTGTAGCGGCAAATGAAGCAGTAATGACGGAAAGCCACACCTACTTTGTCGATGTAGAAACGAAAGGCGAATGGACACGTGGCTATAGTGTAGTCGATATCAATGGACGACTTGGACAGACACCCAACGTAAGAGTTTGTGAGCAAGTCGATCGCCCTGTGTTCAAGCAGATGTTGTTAGATGTGCTGGGTGCGATCAAGTAA
- a CDS encoding beta-glucoside-specific PTS transporter subunit IIABC codes for MDFEKLAKEIVAGVGGEKNVNSLVHCATRLRFSLKDNTKADTALLEKNPGVIAVKESGGQYQVVIGNTVPEVYEAIGKVSTIIDSSDREREAGESKSKKGFGAVIDVISSIFAPLLGVMAGAGILKGLLLICSNFGWLEAKSSTYIILFGAADSLFYFLPLLLAVTTARKFGGNIFVALTIAGALLIPSITALNGAESAVTFFGIPVVMMSYSSTVIPIIIAIIVMSKLEKFCNRRIHESVKNFITPLILLVIMVPLTLMVFGPFGVYVGNGIADILIAAFLFSPLIAGALLGAGWQLFVIFGVHWGLVPVFINNIAVYGRDGIKPAATASVFAQTGASLGVMLKTKNKKLKTLAGSATLSALFGITEPAVYGVTLPLKRPFIAGIIGGAVGGAIIGQAGTQAFASGAPGLLTLPIFYGPGGQGFSGLIMGITASFLISMVLTYILGFEDPVEEEKQEVVATTAASPAPIHHPVRASDTVLSPLSGTVVALSDVPDPAFAAEAMGKGIAVEPAEGRIVAPFAGTVTVAFKKKHALAVVSDQGLEVLVHVGMDTVKLDGEHFTSYIQEGDRVSAGQLLLEFDIARIREAGYSTITPVIVTNTFDYSDIIPLQPTVVTHGEPLLEAIGTESNTESTTHTVISNPKYST; via the coding sequence ATGGATTTTGAGAAATTAGCTAAAGAAATCGTTGCAGGAGTAGGTGGAGAAAAGAATGTCAATTCACTGGTTCACTGTGCTACACGATTACGATTTTCGCTAAAAGACAATACCAAAGCAGACACAGCATTATTAGAAAAAAATCCAGGCGTGATTGCGGTCAAAGAAAGCGGCGGACAGTATCAAGTTGTAATCGGCAATACAGTTCCAGAAGTGTATGAAGCGATAGGCAAAGTGTCTACTATTATTGACTCTTCAGATCGAGAGCGTGAAGCCGGGGAATCGAAAAGCAAAAAAGGATTTGGAGCAGTTATTGATGTCATCTCCAGTATATTTGCTCCGTTACTTGGTGTTATGGCAGGAGCAGGTATTCTAAAAGGATTGTTATTGATCTGTAGTAATTTTGGATGGTTAGAAGCGAAAAGCAGTACATATATTATTTTATTTGGTGCCGCAGATAGTTTGTTTTATTTTCTTCCTTTACTGCTTGCGGTCACGACAGCACGCAAGTTTGGCGGTAATATATTTGTAGCTTTAACGATTGCAGGGGCATTGTTAATTCCTTCAATTACCGCGCTAAATGGAGCTGAGAGCGCAGTTACCTTTTTTGGTATTCCAGTTGTGATGATGAGTTATTCTTCAACAGTGATTCCGATTATTATTGCCATTATAGTGATGAGCAAGCTAGAGAAGTTCTGTAACCGTCGTATACATGAAAGTGTTAAAAACTTTATCACTCCGCTGATTTTACTTGTGATTATGGTGCCTTTAACGTTAATGGTATTCGGTCCATTTGGTGTGTATGTTGGTAACGGTATCGCAGATATCTTAATCGCTGCTTTCTTATTCAGCCCATTGATTGCAGGTGCGCTTTTGGGAGCAGGCTGGCAGTTATTCGTTATTTTCGGCGTTCATTGGGGACTTGTGCCTGTCTTTATTAATAATATTGCTGTCTATGGTCGTGATGGTATTAAGCCAGCAGCAACAGCATCTGTATTTGCACAGACAGGTGCTTCATTAGGAGTTATGCTCAAAACAAAAAATAAAAAACTTAAAACACTTGCAGGTTCGGCTACATTATCAGCATTATTTGGTATTACAGAACCAGCAGTATACGGTGTGACATTGCCACTTAAACGTCCATTTATTGCTGGTATTATTGGTGGAGCAGTCGGCGGTGCTATTATCGGGCAAGCGGGTACACAAGCATTTGCGTCCGGTGCGCCAGGGTTACTCACATTACCTATTTTTTATGGCCCGGGTGGACAAGGATTTTCGGGGCTGATTATGGGAATTACGGCTTCTTTTCTTATTTCGATGGTGCTGACGTACATTCTTGGATTTGAAGATCCTGTAGAAGAAGAGAAGCAAGAGGTTGTAGCGACAACAGCAGCTTCTCCTGCTCCGATACATCATCCAGTACGTGCAAGTGATACAGTACTTAGTCCGTTAAGTGGTACTGTTGTTGCTTTGAGTGATGTACCTGACCCTGCTTTTGCAGCAGAAGCGATGGGAAAAGGGATAGCTGTTGAACCTGCGGAAGGTCGCATCGTTGCGCCATTTGCAGGAACGGTGACAGTGGCTTTTAAAAAGAAACATGCGTTAGCTGTCGTGTCTGATCAAGGACTGGAAGTATTGGTACATGTCGGTATGGATACAGTGAAGCTAGACGGAGAACATTTTACTTCTTATATTCAAGAAGGGGATCGGGTGAGTGCAGGTCAGCTTTTGCTTGAATTTGATATCGCCCGTATTCGTGAAGCTGGTTATTCAACGATTACACCTGTGATTGTGACCAATACATTTGATTATAGTGATATTATCCCTCTTCAACCGACAGTAGTGACTCATGGAGAACCGTTATTAGAAGCTATCGGAACAGAGAGTAATACTGAATCTACAACCCATACGGTGATATCTAATCCCAAGTACTCCACCTGA
- the licT gene encoding BglG family transcription antiterminator LicT, with amino-acid sequence MRIAKVINNNVVSIYQADGSELVVMGRGIAFKKKPDDKIDESKIQKVFALKNKQTSDNFKMLLREVPIELIEIVENMIVYTKETLGKKLNENLYVSLTDHINFAIERYQQGLEIKNVLLWEIKQIYREEFGIGLKTLEQIKHKLGIELPEDEAAFIAIHIINAEMNEEVSTTMTITKFIQQTLNIVKYHFKKEFDEDSLSYFRFVTHLKFFAQRVLKGTHYNDNYDHLYTMIKEKHHEAAACAEKIQKFVAKEYNYQSTNEELLYLTVHLERVINR; translated from the coding sequence ATGCGAATTGCCAAAGTCATTAATAATAATGTAGTGAGTATTTATCAAGCTGATGGTTCAGAGCTAGTGGTTATGGGGCGAGGAATTGCTTTTAAAAAGAAACCGGATGATAAGATTGATGAAAGTAAAATCCAAAAAGTATTTGCACTAAAAAACAAACAGACATCGGATAATTTCAAAATGCTCTTGCGAGAAGTACCGATTGAATTGATCGAAATTGTAGAAAATATGATCGTGTATACCAAAGAAACGTTAGGTAAAAAGTTGAATGAAAATCTGTATGTCTCCCTAACCGATCATATTAATTTTGCCATCGAACGTTATCAACAAGGATTGGAAATTAAAAATGTGCTTTTATGGGAAATTAAGCAAATTTACAGAGAAGAATTTGGTATCGGACTCAAAACGTTAGAACAGATTAAGCATAAGCTTGGAATCGAATTGCCTGAAGATGAAGCAGCATTTATCGCTATTCATATTATTAACGCAGAAATGAATGAAGAAGTCTCGACCACCATGACGATCACCAAGTTTATTCAACAAACGCTCAATATCGTAAAATATCATTTCAAAAAAGAGTTTGATGAAGATTCATTAAGTTATTTTCGCTTTGTGACACATTTGAAGTTTTTTGCACAACGGGTATTGAAAGGCACTCATTATAACGATAATTATGATCATTTATATACGATGATCAAAGAAAAGCATCACGAAGCAGCAGCCTGTGCCGAAAAAATCCAAAAATTTGTAGCCAAAGAATACAATTATCAATCCACCAACGAAGAGTTATTATACTTAACGGTTCATCTAGAACGTGTGATTAATCGGTGA